A genomic segment from Aegilops tauschii subsp. strangulata cultivar AL8/78 chromosome 1, Aet v6.0, whole genome shotgun sequence encodes:
- the LOC109764818 gene encoding uncharacterized protein, giving the protein MAMINCCHQLKPPSPPLHRQPAGTGSQAPAHLPALRRACFAAAACVVAVGAMGAVDGAAMARGPADGGAAHGAALVRAQAPARWSDRRQCPPWHANSLENVVPENLPRPSARRRYNGVVAADKVAPAPAASPDAVLPFLALRSGSGMGCFSL; this is encoded by the coding sequence ATGGCGATGATCAACTGCTGCCACCAGCTCAAGCCTCCGTCTCCGCCCCTTCACCGCCAGCCGGCCGGCACCGGCTCACAGGCGCCCGCCCATCTCCCTGCGCTGCGCCGGGCGTGCTTCGCGGCGGCAGCGTGCGTCGTGGCCGTCGGCGCGATGGGCGCGGTCGACGGCGCGGCCATGGCGCGGGGACCTGCCGACGGCGGCGCGGCGCACGGGGCGGCGCTGGTGCGCGCGCAGGCGCCCGCGCGGTGGAGCGACCGGAGGCAGTGCCCGCCGTGGCACGCCAACTCGCTGGAGAACGTCGTGCCGGAGAACCTGCCACGGCCGTCCGCGCGCCGGAGGTATAACGGCGTCGTGGCCGCTGACAAGGTGGCTCCCGCGCCTGCGGCGTCGCCCGACGCCGTGCTGCCGTTCCTGGCGCTCCGCTCCGGCTCCGGCATGGGCTGCTTCTCCCTCTAA
- the LOC120969345 gene encoding uncharacterized protein, producing MAGLVSRPRRSVQMYWARRNYQRLGGGDSPSRRSLRVARLGGAAGSRTRTTPAGAVQRRLRWLAGVARLRAAALLSPVRLLARLRDAYVDAMLALAGGAGRPCAALATKPREQGELWAKRVPRARSTGGGDFERRMMAHIYSALVTPELPGAAHGTA from the coding sequence ATGGCCGGCCTCGTGTCCCGGCCGCGCCGGAGCGTGCAGATGTACTGGGCGCGGAGGAACTACCAGCGCCTCGGCGGCGGCGACTCGCCGTCGCGGCGCAGCCTCAGGGTGGCCCGCCTCGGCGGCGCGGCCGGGAGCAGGACGCGGACGACGCCAGCAGGCGCCGTGCAGCGGCGTCTGCGGTGGCTGGCCGGCGTGGCCAGGCTGCGCGCGGCCGCGCTGCTGTCGCCGGTGCGCCTGCTCGCGAGGCTGCGGGACGCGTACGTCGACGCGATGCTGGCGCTGGCCGGGGGCGCCGGGCGGCCGTGCGCGGCGCTGGCGACGAAGCCCCGGGAGCAGGGCGAGCTGTGGGCGAAGCGGGTGCCCCGGGCGCGGTCGACCGGCGGCGGCGACTTCGAGCGGCGGATGATGGCGCACATCTACAGCGCGCTCGTCACGCCGGAGCTGCCCGGCGCCGCGCACGGCACGGCCTAA